One genomic region from Candidatus Nanosynbacter sp. TM7-074 encodes:
- a CDS encoding alpha-amylase family glycosyl hydrolase, producing the protein MKTWQDVASLYQIYPRSFQDLNGDGVGDLNGITFRLDYLSDLGVDAIWISPFFTSPMTDFGYDVADYQNVDPIFGGLDDFLMLLDEAHARRIKVMIDLVPCHTSDQHAWFVESRSSRDNPKRNWYVWRDKRNGKEPNNWRSLSGGRAWTYDETTRQYYLHSFLPTQPDLNWDNPEVRQAMQSVVRFWFDMGVDGMRVDAIWGISKDPELGDDSANSNFYGEPDSYGAFVHDHCKHGPHFQEYLHELASICDEYDDRQMVFEFYPDEQLGDIWPQYREVIQAHPKSSAFFMEHRQNDWHGERTGWNIVNYLQACDDNLPFFCVGNHDQPRVRSRLGFERARALQFLNLLCPGVSVIYYGDEIGMENGQLTDADIRDNFSPANSVIDSRDLERTPMQWDDTQFARFSEVKPWLPVNKNRTFINVTEEKKNGYSILNLHRNLLQLRKDMPIFRDGSLEIVHNTGNGFILGIKRELDTERAYIFINFADAPQSFFIPEDAEIIASTHSLDLIFKEKSNLTIPGYCGILLIK; encoded by the coding sequence ATGAAAACTTGGCAAGATGTCGCCTCTCTTTATCAGATTTATCCGCGCAGTTTTCAAGATCTCAATGGCGACGGAGTTGGTGATTTAAATGGCATCACTTTTCGGCTGGACTATCTGAGTGATTTAGGCGTTGACGCCATCTGGATTTCGCCGTTTTTTACCTCACCGATGACTGATTTTGGCTATGACGTGGCGGATTATCAAAATGTTGATCCAATTTTTGGCGGTTTAGATGATTTTCTTATGTTGCTGGACGAAGCGCACGCACGACGTATAAAGGTGATGATTGACCTGGTGCCATGCCATACGTCCGACCAACATGCGTGGTTTGTTGAGTCGCGTTCTAGTCGAGACAATCCCAAGCGCAATTGGTATGTGTGGCGCGATAAGCGCAATGGCAAGGAGCCGAACAATTGGCGCAGCTTGTCCGGGGGGCGAGCGTGGACGTATGATGAGACGACTAGACAATATTATTTGCATTCGTTTTTACCAACCCAGCCTGATCTCAATTGGGATAATCCTGAAGTGCGCCAAGCTATGCAAAGTGTGGTGCGATTTTGGTTTGATATGGGCGTGGACGGCATGCGAGTTGATGCCATCTGGGGTATTTCTAAAGATCCAGAGCTAGGTGACGATTCAGCAAATTCCAATTTTTATGGCGAACCCGACAGCTACGGCGCATTCGTACATGACCATTGTAAGCACGGACCACATTTTCAAGAATATCTGCATGAGCTAGCTAGCATCTGCGATGAATATGACGACCGACAGATGGTGTTTGAGTTTTATCCGGACGAACAATTGGGTGATATTTGGCCGCAGTATCGTGAAGTTATTCAGGCGCATCCAAAAAGTTCAGCATTTTTCATGGAACATCGACAAAACGATTGGCATGGCGAGCGTACGGGCTGGAATATTGTCAATTATTTGCAAGCCTGCGATGATAACTTGCCGTTTTTCTGTGTTGGCAATCACGATCAGCCGCGCGTTAGGTCACGCTTAGGATTTGAACGGGCACGAGCGTTGCAGTTTCTCAATCTGCTTTGCCCTGGCGTGAGTGTTATTTACTATGGCGACGAGATTGGTATGGAAAATGGTCAGCTGACTGATGCGGATATTCGTGATAATTTTAGCCCCGCCAATTCTGTCATCGACAGCCGCGATCTGGAACGTACGCCGATGCAATGGGACGATACTCAGTTCGCTAGGTTCTCAGAAGTAAAACCGTGGCTACCAGTGAATAAAAACCGCACATTTATTAACGTTACTGAAGAGAAAAAGAATGGCTATTCTATACTTAATTTACATAGAAATTTACTGCAGCTACGCAAAGATATGCCTATTTTTAGAGACGGATCTCTGGAAATTGTTCATAACACCGGTAATGGTTTTATCCTTGGCATAAAACGCGAGCTGGACACTGAGCGGGCTTATATCTTTATCAACTTCGCTGATGCACCGCAGAGTTTTTTCATTCCAGAAGACGCCGAAATCATCGCCTCAACCCATTCTCTAGATTTAATTTTCAAAGAAAAAAGCAACTTAACCATTCCTGGATATTGCGGAATTTTACTTATTAAATAA
- the rsmD gene encoding 16S rRNA (guanine(966)-N(2))-methyltransferase RsmD, which produces MRVRIIAGEFGGRFIQAPPGSTTHPMGERVRSAMFNSLGETVRGARVLDAFAGSGAIGLEALSRGAESVVFVERDRVAQRVIAENITSLGVDEKSIVIKTTISNWLETADVTGEFDIIFADPPYHNPQFSTVSRLMGLLKPGGTMILSHPGIGEVPIQYKTVVVDSRSYGEAHLTKFLRLE; this is translated from the coding sequence GTGAGAGTACGAATCATCGCTGGTGAATTTGGTGGACGATTCATCCAGGCGCCGCCCGGCTCGACGACGCATCCCATGGGCGAGAGAGTCCGTTCGGCGATGTTCAATTCACTGGGCGAAACAGTCCGCGGCGCGCGGGTATTGGACGCTTTTGCCGGCTCTGGCGCCATTGGCTTGGAGGCGCTCAGCCGTGGCGCTGAGTCAGTAGTTTTTGTGGAGCGAGACCGAGTCGCGCAGCGCGTCATTGCTGAAAATATAACCAGTTTGGGTGTCGACGAAAAATCCATTGTAATAAAAACAACGATATCAAATTGGCTGGAAACTGCAGATGTAACAGGGGAGTTTGATATTATTTTTGCCGATCCGCCTTATCACAATCCTCAGTTTTCCACAGTTTCGCGATTAATGGGGCTACTCAAACCTGGTGGAACTATGATATTATCACATCCAGGAATAGGTGAGGTGCCAATTCAATACAAAACTGTTGTGGTGGACAGTCGTAGTTATGGGGAGGCGCACCTCACCAAGTTCCTACGATTGGAATAA
- the recG gene encoding ATP-dependent DNA helicase RecG — protein sequence MKLTTPVEHIKGVGPKTAQALAAAGLETVADALDFLPRAYDDYSAAVNIADLQPGKVTVRARCESISTRIVRRGLRITTAVLADDSGKVKAVWFNQPYRESQLRSDAEFMFSGQFGMQYNSYQISNPSVELAKQTNSSDAQPTSGIHPVYKSIKNLRPKTVQDLLKNLRPIMEFLPETLPEYIVQRQKLVSRAEAVKFLHAPKNHEEIARGRERLAFEELLEMILAAQFNKQEQTKLTGWRIPFNQPVVKQFVEQLPFPLTNAQRRAAWQILQDLESEHPMNRLLQGDVGSGKTVVAGLVAAEVAQAGFQTAIMAPTEILAAQHTKTLDELLSPFGVSVALLTGHVKGAQRRQLLDNLANGDIDVVVGTHALIQEKVAYHKLGFVVIDEQHRFGVKQRQALLQKADYMPHLLSMTATPIPRSLALTLYGELDISILDELPAGRQPIETKIWSPASAPKLYEAIDHELAQGRQAYVICPLIDDNPDNDKKSVEAEYHKLAKMMFHHRRLGLLHGKLPPEEKAAVMQQFADGDIDMLVSTTVVEVGVNVPNATVMLIENADHFGLSQLHQLRGRVGRGQYQSFCHLMLSSHDKPSQRLKEIEKSQDGFYLAEVDLKLRGPGEIYGRAQHGALNLKIASLSDTPLIARAQTEAERFVKEGQDLLQYNHLARAVSRYQRLTILN from the coding sequence ATGAAGCTGACAACTCCAGTGGAACATATCAAAGGCGTCGGCCCCAAAACCGCTCAGGCGTTGGCGGCGGCAGGGTTGGAGACGGTGGCGGACGCTCTAGATTTTTTGCCGCGGGCATATGATGATTATTCGGCGGCGGTCAATATCGCTGATCTTCAGCCGGGCAAGGTGACGGTGCGGGCGCGCTGCGAGTCGATTTCCACGCGCATTGTGCGCCGGGGCTTAAGGATAACCACGGCGGTGCTGGCGGATGATTCTGGCAAGGTCAAGGCCGTTTGGTTCAATCAGCCGTACCGCGAATCGCAGCTGAGATCCGACGCCGAGTTTATGTTCTCCGGCCAATTTGGCATGCAATATAACAGCTATCAGATTAGCAATCCATCCGTCGAACTCGCCAAACAAACAAATTCGTCCGACGCCCAGCCTACGTCGGGCATCCATCCTGTCTACAAATCCATCAAAAATCTCCGCCCCAAAACCGTGCAGGATTTGCTGAAAAACTTGCGACCCATCATGGAATTTTTGCCCGAAACGCTGCCGGAGTATATCGTTCAGCGGCAAAAACTAGTCAGCCGCGCGGAAGCCGTCAAGTTCCTCCACGCGCCGAAAAATCATGAAGAAATTGCCCGCGGCCGGGAACGCTTGGCGTTTGAAGAGTTGCTTGAAATGATCCTGGCGGCGCAGTTTAATAAGCAAGAGCAAACCAAGTTGACTGGCTGGCGCATCCCGTTCAATCAGCCAGTTGTTAAGCAATTTGTCGAGCAGCTGCCGTTTCCCTTAACCAACGCGCAGCGCCGCGCCGCGTGGCAGATTTTGCAAGATTTGGAGTCCGAACATCCAATGAATCGATTATTGCAAGGTGATGTCGGCTCGGGCAAAACGGTAGTCGCTGGACTGGTGGCAGCGGAAGTGGCGCAGGCTGGTTTTCAGACGGCCATCATGGCGCCAACGGAGATTTTGGCGGCTCAGCACACTAAAACGCTGGATGAATTATTGTCGCCGTTCGGTGTGTCGGTGGCGCTGCTAACGGGACATGTCAAGGGCGCTCAGCGGCGGCAGCTGCTGGACAATTTAGCAAATGGTGACATTGACGTGGTGGTTGGCACGCACGCGTTGATCCAGGAAAAAGTGGCGTACCATAAGCTGGGTTTTGTGGTAATTGATGAGCAGCATCGGTTTGGCGTCAAGCAGCGACAGGCGTTGCTGCAAAAGGCAGACTATATGCCGCATCTCCTCAGCATGACCGCTACGCCGATTCCACGGAGCTTGGCGTTGACCTTGTATGGTGAACTAGATATCTCGATTTTGGATGAACTGCCAGCTGGTCGTCAGCCGATTGAAACGAAAATTTGGTCGCCAGCCTCAGCGCCAAAGCTCTACGAAGCGATTGATCACGAGCTAGCTCAAGGCCGCCAAGCGTACGTCATTTGCCCGTTGATTGACGACAACCCTGATAATGACAAAAAATCGGTGGAGGCGGAATATCACAAATTGGCGAAAATGATGTTTCATCATCGTCGCCTTGGGTTGCTGCATGGTAAACTGCCGCCAGAGGAAAAAGCGGCGGTCATGCAGCAGTTTGCGGACGGCGACATTGATATGCTAGTGAGCACCACGGTGGTGGAAGTTGGCGTCAATGTGCCGAACGCCACGGTTATGCTCATCGAAAATGCTGATCATTTTGGACTCAGCCAACTCCATCAGCTGCGTGGGCGGGTTGGACGCGGCCAGTATCAGAGCTTTTGCCATTTGATGCTGTCGAGCCATGATAAGCCAAGCCAGCGCCTCAAGGAAATTGAGAAATCCCAAGACGGCTTTTACTTGGCGGAAGTTGATTTGAAACTACGCGGCCCCGGCGAGATTTACGGCCGAGCGCAGCATGGTGCACTGAACCTAAAAATTGCCTCGCTGAGCGACACGCCACTGATTGCCCGTGCGCAAACGGAGGCCGAGCGCTTTGTCAAAGAGGGGCAGGATTTGTTACAATATAACCATCTGGCGCGTGCCGTCAGTCGCTATCAGCGATTAACCATTTTGAATTAA
- a CDS encoding HAD-IIB family hydrolase, translating to MKKIIGFDLDDTLAITKSPISDRMAGALSRLLENYDVCVITGGTFQQIKKQVIDRLNVQSELLQGFHAMPTCGTRYYRFNAANNEWRMQYANDLSDKQKAQITMALEEVAREMGIWCDNPAGEIIEDRHSQITMSALGQQATPEDKYAWAEKYKDIRPVYRDKVAEKLPGLEVRIGGTTSTDITLPGIDKAYGIGKLLELNGWSKEEALFFGDKLQEGGNDFPVKNMGIDCIAVERWEDTAYALEGINAVS from the coding sequence GTGAAAAAAATTATCGGGTTTGATTTGGATGACACGCTAGCTATTACCAAGTCGCCAATCAGTGATCGGATGGCTGGCGCTCTTAGTCGATTGCTTGAAAATTATGACGTGTGCGTCATTACGGGTGGCACATTCCAGCAGATTAAAAAGCAGGTGATTGATCGGCTTAATGTTCAGTCTGAATTGCTCCAAGGGTTTCATGCAATGCCGACTTGCGGCACTAGGTATTATCGATTTAATGCTGCTAATAACGAATGGAGGATGCAGTATGCGAATGATTTGTCTGATAAACAAAAAGCTCAAATAACTATGGCGCTGGAGGAGGTTGCCAGGGAGATGGGCATTTGGTGTGATAATCCTGCGGGTGAAATTATTGAGGATCGCCACAGCCAGATTACCATGTCGGCACTGGGTCAGCAGGCAACGCCAGAGGATAAATATGCCTGGGCGGAAAAATATAAAGATATTCGTCCCGTATATCGCGATAAAGTAGCGGAGAAATTGCCTGGTTTGGAAGTGAGGATTGGTGGTACGACCAGCACTGATATTACGCTGCCAGGAATTGACAAAGCCTACGGCATTGGTAAGTTGCTTGAGTTAAACGGCTGGTCGAAGGAAGAAGCACTGTTCTTTGGCGACAAATTACAAGAAGGCGGTAATGATTTTCCAGTCAAAAATATGGGCATTGATTGTATCGCTGTGGAACGCTGGGAAGATACTGCCTACGCACTGGAAGGTATCAACGCTGTTTCGTAG
- the tyrS gene encoding tyrosine--tRNA ligase produces the protein MKLSEELKWRGFWNQTTFTDDKLIDSENFTLYLGTDPSADSLHVGHLAVYMMVRHFLERGHKVFLLVGGGTGMIGDMRDTEERSLLSYAEIEHNKRALKAQVSQIFAGRDFTLVDNADWLGNLELLPFLRDIGKNFNMADLIGREFFKARIDNGKGLSFAEFTYTLLQGYDFWHLFKHHGANLQIGGSDQWGNLVSGVELIRKKENAEVYAMTAPLLINKSTGRKFGKSEGGAVWLDETKTSVYKFYQFWLNVDDESAIEYMKIFTMLDRDTIEAIAENHAVNPGARSAQKVLAREVTDIVHGVNRRESVERVTEVLFGGGDFRQLSDDDLDALAQEIPRVDVGVGVIEVLVVSGAVSSNGEAKRLLKSGAISLNGEKLTEDRAVNTTSLLKKGKNTFVLIMEGEE, from the coding sequence ATGAAACTATCAGAAGAACTAAAATGGCGCGGGTTCTGGAATCAGACCACATTTACGGACGACAAGCTTATCGATTCGGAGAATTTTACGCTCTATTTGGGGACAGATCCGTCGGCTGACAGTTTGCACGTCGGGCACTTGGCGGTCTATATGATGGTGCGGCATTTTTTGGAGCGCGGTCACAAGGTGTTTCTGTTGGTTGGTGGCGGCACTGGCATGATTGGCGATATGCGCGACACCGAGGAGCGGAGTCTGCTGTCGTATGCGGAAATTGAGCACAACAAGCGAGCTTTGAAGGCGCAAGTGTCGCAAATTTTCGCGGGACGCGATTTTACCTTGGTGGACAATGCGGATTGGCTGGGTAATTTGGAGCTGTTGCCGTTCCTTCGCGATATCGGCAAGAATTTCAACATGGCAGATTTGATCGGTCGTGAATTTTTCAAAGCGCGCATCGACAACGGCAAGGGATTGAGTTTTGCGGAATTTACCTACACCTTGCTGCAGGGCTATGATTTCTGGCACTTATTCAAGCATCACGGTGCCAATTTGCAAATCGGCGGTTCCGATCAGTGGGGTAATTTGGTTTCAGGCGTGGAATTGATTCGCAAAAAAGAAAACGCCGAAGTCTACGCCATGACTGCGCCGTTACTCATCAACAAATCAACTGGGCGCAAATTTGGCAAATCCGAAGGCGGTGCCGTCTGGCTGGACGAAACTAAAACCAGCGTCTACAAATTCTATCAATTCTGGCTGAACGTTGACGACGAAAGCGCCATTGAGTACATGAAGATTTTCACCATGCTTGATCGCGACACCATTGAGGCCATCGCCGAAAACCACGCGGTCAATCCAGGCGCACGCTCAGCTCAAAAAGTCTTGGCGCGCGAAGTCACCGACATCGTCCACGGCGTCAATCGGCGCGAATCAGTGGAGCGGGTGACAGAGGTGTTGTTTGGCGGCGGTGATTTTCGGCAATTGTCAGACGATGATTTAGACGCTTTGGCTCAGGAGATTCCGCGTGTTGATGTCGGCGTCGGCGTGATCGAAGTGTTAGTGGTGTCTGGTGCGGTCAGTTCCAACGGCGAGGCAAAACGCCTACTAAAATCTGGTGCCATCAGTCTCAACGGCGAAAAATTAACCGAAGACCGAGCTGTTAATACCACATCGCTACTGAAAAAAGGTAAAAATACATTTGTATTAATTATGGAGGGAGAAGAATAG
- a CDS encoding transglycosylase domain-containing protein — protein MKRKTTISTAGHGSSNKKSPSKRMNLYANLAQKHRTKKDKEARERAEYLATLPKHPVKRFFYRLHPKRLAKYWFSKRGGLMALKILGVGVLLMLLLIGGMFAYFRKDLDKIRPGELAKRVQTTVTKYYDRNDNLLWEDKGTGNYQLVVEADQISDYLKKATVAIEDRDFYKHHGISISGIMRAMLSTASRRQVQGGSTLTQQLVKQVFFADEAGDRSISGVPRKIKEIILAIEVERMYSKDQILSLYLNESPYGGRRNGAESASQTYFGKHAKDLTLAEAALIASIPQNPTYYNPYNTAGHKALIARQHTTLDYMAEQGVISKDEAEKAKKVDILSTIKPQTEQLENIKAPHFLLMVRNQLSKELGESVVGRGGLTIKTTLDWRIQEKLETEMKSFFATGRPDSVRISNGAATVEDVQTGQIVALVGSRDFNHAGYGQDNAATSYIQPGSTIKSLVFAQLFEKHDNKQGYGSGTVLSDDNIDSLYGAKLRNWDGKFMGAINIRKSLSLSRNIPAVKAAYIVGNGSAKPVVEGIRKMGNHNYCRQEENAGGYGLGASIGGCGTKQTELVNAYGTLARMGVQKNSSSVIEVKNSQGETLKKWKDDGKQVLDSQSAYIVNDILSDRTIGLHGWMGVNGVRTSAKTGTSDKGSQPKDLWIVNYSPALVMGIWLGNSDTSVIGTSASNFGMPVVRNVMSFAHTQVYAKEGKWKSGQWYERPNGIQNVNGELYPSWWDKKQGQSTEKITFDKVSKKKATSCTPDGAKEEIEVTKVIDPLTKKESLSVPSGYDANAEDDVHKCDDAKPQIGAVSVTGSGKKYTINVDVSAGTWGLAAIEISVDGKSVKSAEISSSGKQSATVEIETAGTHIVSVTVRDSAYYTATSSSSFKSKDS, from the coding sequence GTGAAGAGGAAAACTACGATTAGCACCGCCGGACACGGCTCAAGCAATAAGAAATCTCCGTCAAAACGGATGAATTTATATGCCAATTTGGCGCAAAAACATCGAACAAAGAAAGATAAGGAGGCGCGCGAACGGGCAGAATATTTGGCAACTTTACCAAAACACCCCGTCAAGCGATTCTTTTACCGCCTACACCCAAAACGCCTAGCTAAATATTGGTTTTCTAAACGTGGCGGATTGATGGCCTTGAAAATCCTTGGCGTTGGCGTCCTATTGATGCTACTGCTTATCGGTGGTATGTTTGCTTATTTCCGTAAAGACCTTGATAAGATTCGTCCTGGCGAACTGGCTAAACGTGTCCAAACTACCGTTACCAAATATTACGACCGTAATGATAATTTGCTCTGGGAAGATAAAGGGACAGGAAACTATCAATTGGTGGTCGAAGCCGATCAGATTAGCGACTACTTAAAAAAGGCCACCGTCGCAATTGAGGACCGCGATTTCTATAAGCATCATGGCATCAGCATTAGCGGTATAATGCGAGCAATGCTTTCAACCGCTTCACGACGCCAAGTCCAAGGTGGCTCGACTCTGACACAGCAGCTTGTCAAGCAAGTCTTCTTCGCGGACGAAGCTGGCGACCGTTCAATTAGCGGCGTTCCTCGTAAGATTAAGGAAATCATTCTAGCAATTGAAGTTGAACGCATGTATAGCAAAGATCAAATCTTATCTCTGTATCTAAACGAATCTCCATACGGCGGTCGACGTAACGGTGCGGAGTCAGCTTCACAAACATACTTCGGTAAGCACGCCAAAGATTTGACACTGGCAGAAGCAGCGCTGATCGCCAGTATCCCGCAAAATCCAACCTACTATAACCCGTATAATACCGCCGGGCATAAGGCGTTAATTGCCCGCCAACACACAACTTTGGATTATATGGCTGAGCAAGGTGTCATTTCTAAGGATGAAGCTGAAAAAGCTAAAAAAGTTGATATTCTAAGCACTATCAAACCTCAGACAGAACAACTAGAAAACATTAAGGCGCCTCACTTCCTGCTAATGGTTCGCAACCAACTCAGTAAAGAGCTTGGCGAATCGGTCGTTGGACGTGGTGGACTAACAATTAAAACTACGCTAGATTGGCGTATTCAGGAAAAGCTAGAGACAGAAATGAAGTCCTTCTTTGCTACTGGACGACCAGATTCTGTCAGAATTAGTAACGGCGCGGCAACCGTTGAAGACGTACAAACTGGACAAATTGTTGCACTAGTTGGTAGTCGCGACTTTAATCATGCCGGCTACGGGCAAGATAATGCAGCCACATCTTATATTCAGCCAGGGTCAACCATTAAGTCCCTCGTTTTTGCTCAACTATTTGAGAAGCATGACAACAAACAGGGTTATGGTAGCGGCACAGTACTAAGCGACGATAATATCGACAGTCTTTACGGCGCAAAACTACGCAACTGGGACGGAAAATTTATGGGCGCCATAAACATCCGCAAATCCCTCTCCTTATCACGAAATATTCCAGCGGTTAAAGCAGCTTACATTGTCGGTAACGGCTCAGCAAAACCAGTCGTTGAGGGAATTCGCAAGATGGGAAATCATAATTACTGTCGCCAAGAGGAAAATGCCGGCGGCTACGGGCTCGGTGCGTCAATTGGCGGCTGTGGCACCAAGCAGACAGAATTGGTCAATGCTTACGGTACTCTGGCACGTATGGGTGTCCAAAAAAATAGTTCAAGCGTTATTGAAGTAAAAAATAGCCAAGGTGAGACATTGAAGAAATGGAAAGACGATGGCAAGCAGGTTCTTGACTCGCAGTCAGCTTATATCGTAAATGACATCCTGTCCGACAGGACCATCGGACTTCACGGCTGGATGGGAGTAAATGGCGTCCGAACCTCAGCTAAAACTGGTACGTCCGACAAAGGCTCTCAACCAAAAGATTTATGGATTGTTAACTATAGTCCAGCTCTTGTCATGGGAATCTGGCTCGGCAACTCTGACACTAGCGTCATCGGTACGTCAGCATCAAACTTTGGCATGCCGGTGGTTAGAAATGTCATGTCATTTGCTCATACGCAAGTTTACGCCAAAGAAGGCAAGTGGAAATCTGGGCAATGGTACGAACGTCCTAACGGCATCCAGAATGTTAATGGCGAACTTTACCCATCATGGTGGGACAAGAAACAAGGCCAATCTACAGAGAAAATTACATTCGACAAGGTCTCTAAGAAGAAAGCCACCAGCTGTACTCCAGATGGCGCTAAAGAAGAAATTGAGGTAACTAAGGTTATCGATCCACTGACAAAGAAAGAATCTCTCAGCGTGCCTTCAGGATATGATGCCAATGCAGAGGACGACGTCCACAAGTGTGACGATGCTAAGCCTCAAATTGGAGCAGTGTCTGTCACTGGCAGCGGTAAAAAATATACCATAAACGTTGACGTTTCAGCGGGAACTTGGGGGCTGGCCGCAATAGAAATTAGTGTTGACGGCAAGAGTGTTAAGAGTGCAGAAATCAGCTCCAGCGGTAAGCAGTCTGCGACAGTAGAGATTGAGACAGCAGGAACACACATTGTTTCTGTGACAGTCCGGGATTCAGCATACTACACCGCAACTTCAAGCAGTAGCTTCAAGTCAAAAGACAGCTAG
- a CDS encoding PIN/TRAM domain-containing protein, with amino-acid sequence MKDFYSLIIIIMLLGLAAEIYFLARPRRNSHVGETSMLVDTSVLMDGRVIELAKTGFLLGKVIVPRSVLSELQLLADGADHDKRERARFGMDVVKELKDILKSSFELYDDNERVPEGVDSRLLKLAKEMDAAVLTLDYNLNKVAQVDGVKVLNINELAKSLRMSYLPGDELDLELSQKGQDTHQAVGYLKDGTMVVVENAKRYIGQTKKIEIIRSLQTDAGKMMFAKLTVEPKKPAKQKSSVSKKRTNGRSKTSAQHEAELINLVNKQ; translated from the coding sequence ATGAAAGATTTTTACAGTTTAATAATAATTATAATGTTGCTTGGACTGGCTGCTGAGATTTATTTTTTGGCAAGACCGCGGCGCAATTCTCATGTCGGCGAGACTTCAATGTTGGTGGATACGTCAGTATTGATGGACGGACGAGTAATTGAGTTGGCAAAGACGGGATTCTTGCTCGGTAAGGTGATTGTTCCGAGGAGTGTGCTGTCTGAGCTGCAGTTATTAGCCGATGGCGCAGACCACGATAAACGCGAAAGGGCGCGGTTCGGCATGGATGTTGTGAAAGAGCTTAAAGACATACTGAAATCGTCATTTGAGCTGTATGACGATAATGAGCGTGTGCCAGAGGGTGTTGATTCTCGACTGCTGAAATTAGCCAAGGAAATGGATGCGGCAGTGCTAACGCTTGATTATAACCTAAATAAGGTGGCGCAAGTTGACGGAGTCAAGGTGCTTAATATCAATGAGCTGGCAAAGAGCCTGAGGATGAGCTATCTACCTGGTGATGAATTGGATTTGGAGTTGTCGCAAAAGGGTCAAGATACTCATCAGGCGGTCGGCTATTTGAAGGATGGCACGATGGTGGTGGTTGAGAATGCTAAGCGTTATATCGGACAGACAAAGAAGATTGAAATTATTCGAAGCCTGCAGACTGACGCCGGTAAAATGATGTTTGCTAAGCTTACTGTCGAACCAAAGAAACCTGCAAAGCAAAAGTCCAGTGTATCTAAAAAGCGCACAAATGGTCGGTCAAAAACATCAGCCCAGCACGAGGCTGAGCTGATTAATTTAGTTAATAAGCAGTAA